Below is a window of Geomonas oryzisoli DNA.
ACGGCCCGGGAGCGGCCCCTTCCTTCAACGTCGGGTTCCTGCTCTCCGCCGATGCCGCGTATTCCGCCGACGATCGTTTCATCGGCAGCCGCAGCGTGAGCGCGCTCCTTCCCGCCGGGAACTGTGTCAGCGCGAGCAGCGAGATCACCATCCCGGCCTCCGTTCCGGGCGGCACCTTCTACCTGGTCGCCTGCGCCGACTACGGCAAAGCTGTCGAGGAAACAGATGAAACCAACAACTGCCGGGTCGGCACCGTACTGGCGCTTCCAGAACTGTTCATCCCCCCCCCGGCGGTGATCAACGTGCCGGCTAACAACAGCACCGGAACGTTCCCGGTCTCCTGGGGCGCCTCCAGCGTGAGCGGGGTCACCTACATCCTTGAGTACAGCTGGAATGGCGGCGCGTGGACTCGCATCTACAGCGGCACGGGCACCTACACCTACCCGAGCGTGACGCAGGACGGCAGCTACGGGTTCCGGGTCAAGGCGGTGAAGAGCGGCTATGCCGACAGCCCTTACACGACCTCGTCCACCACCTGCGCGGTCAGGCTCGCCTGCGGCGCGCCGGCAACGGTCACCGTGCCGGCGACCAACAGCACGGGGCAGATCCCGGTTTCCTGGGGGAGCAGCAACATCTCGGGCGCGACCTACGTGCTCGAGCAGCGCCAGGACGAGGGGGCGTGGACCGAATTGAGCCGCGGCAGCGCCGTGTACGCCTACCCGAAGGTCACGCAAAACGGCAACTACGGCTTCCGGGTCAAGGCGGTGAAAACAGGCTATGCCGACAGTCCCTACACGACCTCGGCCATCACCTGCGCGGTCAATCTCGCCTGCGGTGCGCCGGGAGCGGTAAACGTGCCGGCGACCAACAGCACGGGACAGCTCTCGGTATCCTGGGGGAGCAGCAACATCTCGGGTGTCACCTACGTGCTGGAGGTGCGTCAGGACGAGGGGGCGTGGGCCGAGTTAAGCCGCGGTACCGCCGTCTACAGTTACCCGGTGGTGACGCAAAACGGCAGCTACGGTTTCCGGGTCAAGGCGGTGAAAACAGGCTATGCCGACAGCCCCTACACGACTGCGGCCATCACCTGCGCGGTCAATCTCGCCTGCGGTGCGCCGGGAGCGGTAAACGTGCCGGCGACCAACAGCACGGGGCAGCTCTCGGTTTCCTGGGGGAGTAGCAACATCTCGGGCGCGACCTACGTGCTCGAGCAGCGCCTGGACGAGGGGGCGTGGACCGAATTGAGCCGCGGTAGCGCCGTGTACGCCTATCCGAAGGTCACGCAAAACGGCAACTACAGCTTCCGGGTCAAAGCGGTGAAGAGCGGATATACCGACAGCCCCTACACGACGTCTGCCGCCTGCGCGGTCAACCTCGCCTGCGGTGCGCCGGGAGCGGTAAACGTGCCGGCGACCAACAGCACGGGTCAGCTCTCGGTTTCCTGGGGGAGCAGCAACATCTCGGGCGCGACCTACGTGCTGGAGCAGCGCCTGGACGAGGGGGCGTGGACCGAATTGAGCCGCGGTAGCGCCGTGTACGCTTATCCGAAGGTCACGCAAAACGGCAACTACAGCTTCCGGGTCAAAGCGGTGAAGGCAGGTTATGCCGACAGCCCCTACACGACGTCTGCCGCCTGCGCGGTCAACCTCGCCTGCGGCGCCCCGGGAGCCGTGAGGATCCCGGGCACTAACAGCACGGGGCAGTTTCAGGTCAGTTGGGGGAGCAGCAACGTTTCCGGCGTCACCTACGTGCTGGAGGCGCGCCTCGACGACGGCCCCTGGTCCGAAGTGAGCCGGGGCACCGGTACCTATGTCTACCAGACCGTCGCCGTCAACGGCAGTTACCTGTACCGGGTCAAGGCGATCAAAACCGGCTTCGCCGACAGCCCCTACACGACCTCGGCCGCACCCTGCAAGGTCTACCTCGTCTGCGGCGCCCCGGCTGCGTTGAACGTGCCGAGCGCCAACAGTACCGGCCAGTTCCAGGTTTCCTGGGTGAGCGGCAACGTCTCCGGTGCGACCTACGTGCTGGAATACCGCCTCAACGACGGCCCCTGGACCGAAATGAGCCGTGGCACCGGCACCTATACCTATCCCAAGGTGACGGTGGACGGCAGCTACTGGTTCCGGGTCAAGGCGGTGAAGGCAGGCTTTGACGACAGCCCCTACACGGTATCGGCGAACGCCTGCGTCGTAAAACTCGTCTGCGGGGCTCCCGCTTCGATCACCGTGCCGGCAGCCAGCAGCACGGGCAAGTTCCAGGTCAGCTGGGGTAGCAGCAACGTAAGCGGTGTCACCTACCAGGTGGAGTACAGCCGCGACGGTGGCGCGTGGACGCAGCTTTACAGCGGCGGGGGGACCTACACCTACTTCAGCGCAAGCAGCAGCGGCAGTTACAGTTTCCGGGTCAAGGCTATGAAGAGCGGCTATGCGGAGAGCGGCTACACCACGTCCCCTGCTCCCTGCATCGTGACGCTCAACTGAGGAGGTGACAAGATGGGGCGCCGCGCGGCCTGCGAGCCGGCGGCGCTCCGCTGACTTGCGGTGCCCGACTGGTACGGTACTGTTTCCGGGTTGAGCGCAGCTCGAATGCTTCCGGCAGGGCGGGGAGAGCGATGCGAGAGTCCGATTCCGACCAGTCCATGGCTTCCGTGGTCAACCGCAACATCGCGGCGCTCCTGGAGCGGCGCCAGGCCGAGGAGCGCACCAAGAGCGCGCAGGAACGGCTGGCGGACGCCATCACCTCCTTCACCGGGAGCATGCCCTTCGTCTACATCCACCTGGTCCTCTTCGGGGGATGGATACTGGTCAACCTGGGCTGGATCACCATCCTCCCCCGCTTCGACCCCACCTTCGTCGTTCTCGCCATGTTCGCCTCGGTCGAGGCGATCTTTCTTTCCACCTTCGTCCTCATCAGCCAAAACCGCATGCAGGCCTCCGCGGACCGGCGCGCCGAGCTGAACCTGCACATCGACCTGCTGGCGGAGCACGAGGTCACGAGGATCATTACCCTTTTGACCGCGATCGGGGACAAACTCGGAGTCGAGGAGTCCAGGAACCCGGAACTCGAGGAGCTGACCAAGGATGTCAAGCCCGAGAAGGTGCTCGACACCATGGACCGGGTCGAACAGGAGAAGAAAGAAGAGTAACCTGCCGAAAGTTTGCCGTTCCACATCATATTTTTCTGGAGTATACGTTTTACCTGTGTTAAAGGTTCTGCCCAAATTCATCTGAGCCTCTCCGAGCTTCGCCGCCTAAAAGGACCTCCTCATGGCTGCGGGCCAACGGGTGCTGCCGGAAACGGCGGTGCCTCCCTTTTGGAAAGGAGAGCCTTGCGGCAGAGCGGTAACACCGAACTGTTAAAGGCCCCCTTCCATCCAGGATCGGGGCTTTTTTTTGTCTAGCGTTATTTACTTTGTAATACAACGGTCAGGAGTGAAAGCAGATGCGGATAGCGATTTCAATCGACGATACCGACAACCTCGAGAGCAGGGGGACCGGGGAGATCGCCTCCCTGATCGCGGACGAACTGCAGCAGCGCGGCTGGGGCACCTGCAGTTACATCACCAGGCACCAGCTCTACGTGCACCCGGACATCCCCTACACCTCGCACAACAGCGCCATGTGCTTCTTCGCGGATGTGGGCGAGGGGTGGCTCGAACCGGTCATCGAGTACGTCTCGGAGTTCCTGGAAAAGGAGAGCGCGCCCGGTTCCGATCCGGGGCTGTGCGTCGCGGTGCCGGCCCGGATGGCGGCGCGCAACGAGCTGATCGGCTTCGGTCGCCGCGCGAAGCGCGAGGTGATCGGGATGGACGAGGCCTACGATCTCGCCGGGCGTCTCGGCGTGCACCTCTCCCAGCACGGCGGCACGGGGCAGGGGGTGATCGGTGCCCTGGCCGGCGCCGGGCTCAGGATGTCGGGCAACGACGGGCGCCTGAAGGGGTTCCTGGAATTCGGCCAGCCCTACCGCATGCTGCGGGTGGACGAGCTGCTGCAGCATCCGGTGGTCGACGTGGTGAAAAGCGTGACCGGCGAGGCGTTGAAAGACGAGGACCTGGTGGTGCTGGGTGAAAAGCCGAAGACGGTGCTGCTGGATGGGGAGTCGGTGCTCCTGGTGGGCGCCACCCAGTCGCCGGACTCCCAGGCGCGCTGGCAGACGCTGCATCGCAAGCAGCTGAAGGCGTACTAGCATGTGGCGCCGCGATCAGAGAGGGAACAGGGAGTTCGCCCACGGCAAGGAGGCCTGGGGGGTGGCGGCGGAAGTCGCCGGTTGCTGCGCTTGCTTCGTGGCGGACGTCGAGGAGGAGCAGGTGGTCGAGGAGGAGCTCTCCTGCTACAACTGCCGCTACCGGCGCTGGAGCGTGGAATCCTTCACCTGTCTGGGGCTGCCGCCGCTGCACGAGGCGGCCTGAGGGAGCGGCCCGCTCGCATGGCCGCTGCCAGCAGGGCGAATGATTATTCGCCCCTACAGGACCGGGCATGACCGTGCCGTGGTCTTCTGCATGACGGATTTCAGGACTTCGAGGTTTTTTTGCACGACAACGTTTTGGACATAGAGGATTTCGGCTTCACCTATCCCGGCTCCACGGAACCGAGCCTCTCCGGGATCAGCGCCTCTGTGCGGCGCGGGGAGTTCGTCTGCCTGACCGGGGATTCCGGCTGCGGCAAGAGCACGCTGCTCATGGGGATCATGGGGCTGCTGCCGCGCGGCTCGCGGCTTGGTACCATCCGGGTCGCCCCTTCGGCCGCGGCGGGCAGCGCCCCGGCGGCGGGAATCGTGTTCCAGACCGCCGAGTCGCAGATCCTGTGCTCCACGGTCGCCGAGGAAATCGCATTCGGGCCGGAGAACTTTTGCGTGCCGGCCGACGAGATCGCGCTGCGGGTCCGGGAGGGGCTGCACGAGGTCGGGCTGACCGGGGAGGAGCGGCGCAGCGTGGAGCGCTTTTCGGCGGGGCAGAAGCAGCGGCTCGCGGTGGCCTCGGTCCTCTCCATGCGGCCGGGGCTCCTCTTGCTGGACGAGCCGACCTCACAGCTCGACGTGCAGGGGAAAGAGGAACTGGTGGCGGTCTTCACGGAGCTCAAGCGCAGGGGGCACACCATCGTGATGGCGGAGCACGACCCACGCCCTTTCGACGGGCTGGTGGACCGCTACCTGAAGCTGGAGCGGGGACGCCTCGTGGGGAGCGATCGGGTCCCCCCTGACCCGGTACGCTATCGCCCCAAGGCGTTCCTGCTCCCCTACTCGTCCTCGCTCTACGGCACCCGGCCGGTGCTCGACGTGCAGGGGGTGGAGCTTTCCTATCCGGAAACGGGGGCGGTGCTGAAAAAGGCACAGCTGCGGGTGAGCCGCGGGGAGCGGGTGCATCTCTTCGGTCGCAACGGGGCCGGCAAGTCCAGTCTGTTGCGCTGTCTGGCCGGGCTGATGACGCCGGATGCCGGCAGGGTCTGGGTCGCCGGCAAGGAAAGCCCCCGGCCCGGCGACCTGCGCGGGCAGGTCGGGGTGCTGTTCCAGAACCCGGCGCGCCAGCTTTTCGCGGAGACGGTGCGCGAGGAGGTGGCCTTCACGCTGGAACGGCTGGCCTACCCGGTCGAGGAGGTCGACCGCATCGTCGCCGAGGCGCTTTCCTTCTGCGGTATCGCCCACCTCGCGGAGCGGGCGCCGCTCACGCTCTCGTTCGGCGAGCAGCATCGCGTGGCGCTGGCAGCGGTGGTGGCGCCGCGTCCCGCCCTTTTGCTCCTCGACGAGCCTTTCGCCGGGCTTGACTTCCCGCAGCGGCTGAGCCTTTTGGCCATCCTGGCCCGCATGCCGATCCGCTACGGCACCACGGTCTTCATAGCCTCGCACGACGAGCTGCCCGACCGGCGCTGGGCCGACCGCAGTCTCACGCTGCAGGGAGGGGTGATTGCAGAAACGGCTCCCTAAGCTGCGCACCTCGCTGAGAAGCTGCGAGTACGCGTGCCAGTTCGCGGCCCACGACTCGCCGGTGCACCGCCTCGGTGCCGGGTGGAAGCTCCTCTTTGGCATGGTGCTGAGCGCGCTCGCGGCAGGCGGACGCAATCCCGTGACGCTCTCGGTACTGGTCGCAGCGGCGCTGGCTTACTACCTTGCGGCCCGGCTCACCCTCGCCGACCTGTGGCGTGACGTGCGCCTGTTTGCCTACCAGGCGGCCCTGGTCATCCCGCTCTACTGCCTGATCGACGGCGTGGAAAAGGGGCTGTGGCCCGGGGTGCGCATCTCGACGCAGATCGTGCTCTTTTACCTCCCCGGCGCCGTCTTCCTGCGCACCACGCGAACCTCGGAGGCGATGGCGGGGCTGCGACGGATCGTCCCCTACCGGCTCGCCTTCCTGGTGTTCGTGAGCGTCAGGTTCGTCCCGGTGTTCTTTCGCGAGCTCGAGGACATAGTGGCGCTGCAGCGCATGCGCGGGGCACGCCTCTCTCCGCGCGAGCAGCTCGATCCCCGGAACTGGCCGGATCTCTTCAACTGCCTGGTGCTGCCGCTCATGGTCCGGGCGCTGAAGACCGCCGACGAGGTGTCCCGATCCGCGGAGGCGCGAGGTTTCGGCCTGTACCCGCAGCGGACCTACCTCGACGTCTCCCTCGTGGCTCCTGCCGCCCCTGGGGAGGGAGCAGGGCG
It encodes the following:
- a CDS encoding DUF1003 domain-containing protein; its protein translation is MRESDSDQSMASVVNRNIAALLERRQAEERTKSAQERLADAITSFTGSMPFVYIHLVLFGGWILVNLGWITILPRFDPTFVVLAMFASVEAIFLSTFVLISQNRMQASADRRAELNLHIDLLAEHEVTRIITLLTAIGDKLGVEESRNPELEELTKDVKPEKVLDTMDRVEQEKKEE
- a CDS encoding ABC transporter ATP-binding protein, giving the protein MDIEDFGFTYPGSTEPSLSGISASVRRGEFVCLTGDSGCGKSTLLMGIMGLLPRGSRLGTIRVAPSAAAGSAPAAGIVFQTAESQILCSTVAEEIAFGPENFCVPADEIALRVREGLHEVGLTGEERRSVERFSAGQKQRLAVASVLSMRPGLLLLDEPTSQLDVQGKEELVAVFTELKRRGHTIVMAEHDPRPFDGLVDRYLKLERGRLVGSDRVPPDPVRYRPKAFLLPYSSSLYGTRPVLDVQGVELSYPETGAVLKKAQLRVSRGERVHLFGRNGAGKSSLLRCLAGLMTPDAGRVWVAGKESPRPGDLRGQVGVLFQNPARQLFAETVREEVAFTLERLAYPVEEVDRIVAEALSFCGIAHLAERAPLTLSFGEQHRVALAAVVAPRPALLLLDEPFAGLDFPQRLSLLAILARMPIRYGTTVFIASHDELPDRRWADRSLTLQGGVIAETAP
- a CDS encoding energy-coupling factor transporter transmembrane component T family protein; its protein translation is MQKRLPKLRTSLRSCEYACQFAAHDSPVHRLGAGWKLLFGMVLSALAAGGRNPVTLSVLVAAALAYYLAARLTLADLWRDVRLFAYQAALVIPLYCLIDGVEKGLWPGVRISTQIVLFYLPGAVFLRTTRTSEAMAGLRRIVPYRLAFLVFVSVRFVPVFFRELEDIVALQRMRGARLSPREQLDPRNWPDLFNCLVLPLMVRALKTADEVSRSAEARGFGLYPQRTYLDVSLVAPAAPGEGAGRGDGRQTAASAENF